In Methanocaldococcus lauensis, a single genomic region encodes these proteins:
- a CDS encoding adenylosuccinate synthetase — MTCTIIVGGQWGDEGKGKIISYICDKDKPSIIARGGVGPNAGHTVTIGEKSYGIRMIPTGFPYKEAKLAIGAGVLVDPEVLLREVEMLKDFNVRERLIVDYRCGIIEEKHKIMDRKDEHLAKEIGTTGSGCGPANVDRVLRILKQAKDIEELKEFLGDVSEEVNDALDRDENVLIEGTQGTLLSLYYGTYPYVTSKDTTASSFAADVGIGPTRVDEVIVVFKSYPTRVGSGPFPTEMSLEEAEDLGIVEYGTVTGRRRRVGYFDFELARKACRLNGATQIALTGLDKYDKECYGVTEYEKLSEKAKEFINKIEEATGVPVTIISTGPEMHQTIDLRNEKL, encoded by the coding sequence TTGACTTGCACTATAATAGTTGGTGGACAATGGGGAGACGAAGGAAAAGGAAAGATAATAAGCTATATTTGTGATAAAGACAAGCCATCAATTATTGCGAGAGGTGGAGTAGGACCTAATGCAGGACATACAGTAACTATTGGAGAAAAATCTTATGGAATTAGAATGATACCAACAGGATTTCCATACAAAGAGGCAAAATTAGCAATAGGGGCTGGTGTTTTGGTAGATCCTGAAGTTTTGTTAAGAGAGGTTGAAATGCTCAAAGATTTTAATGTTAGAGAAAGATTAATCGTAGATTATAGATGTGGAATTATTGAAGAAAAACACAAAATTATGGATAGAAAGGATGAACACTTAGCTAAAGAGATTGGAACTACAGGAAGTGGTTGCGGTCCTGCAAATGTTGATAGAGTATTAAGGATTTTAAAACAGGCGAAAGATATTGAAGAGTTAAAAGAATTTTTAGGAGATGTTTCTGAGGAAGTAAATGATGCTTTAGATAGGGATGAAAATGTTTTAATTGAAGGAACACAAGGGACTTTATTATCATTATATTATGGAACCTATCCTTATGTAACTTCTAAGGATACAACTGCATCATCATTTGCCGCTGATGTTGGAATAGGTCCTACAAGAGTTGATGAGGTTATTGTTGTATTCAAAAGTTATCCTACAAGAGTTGGTTCTGGCCCATTTCCAACTGAAATGTCATTAGAAGAGGCTGAAGATTTAGGAATTGTTGAATATGGAACAGTTACTGGAAGAAGGAGAAGAGTAGGGTATTTTGACTTTGAATTAGCAAGAAAAGCTTGCAGGTTGAATGGAGCTACACAAATAGCCTTAACTGGATTAGATAAATATGATAAAGAGTGTTATGGAGTAACAGAATATGAAAAGCTTAGTGAAAAAGCTAAAGAATTTATAAACAAGATTGAAGAAGCTACTGGAGTTCCAGTGACTATAATTTCTACAGGTCCAGAAATGCATCAAACAATTGATTTAAGAAATGAGAAATTATAA
- the surE gene encoding 5'/3'-nucleotidase SurE, protein MDILLVNDDGIYSPSLIALYKSLKEEFPDANITIVAPTNQQSGIGRAISLFEPLRMTKVKLTKDIVGYAVSGTPTDCVILGIYQILKKVPDLVISGINIGENLGTEIMTSGTLGAAFEAAHHGSKAIASSLQITSDHLKFRELEIPINFEIPAKITTKIAKKYLDYDMPCDVLNVNIPEKANLETPIEITRLAKRMYSTHVEERIDPRGRSYYWIDGYPIYEDEEDTDVYVLRKKGHISITPLTLDTTIKNLEEFKKKYGKILCEIKK, encoded by the coding sequence ATGGATATATTATTAGTAAATGATGATGGTATTTATTCTCCCTCATTGATAGCATTATATAAATCTTTAAAAGAAGAGTTTCCTGATGCTAATATAACCATAGTAGCCCCAACAAATCAGCAGAGTGGTATTGGAAGAGCAATAAGTTTATTTGAACCTTTAAGAATGACTAAAGTTAAATTAACTAAAGATATTGTTGGCTATGCTGTTTCAGGAACTCCAACTGATTGTGTAATTTTGGGAATATATCAAATATTAAAAAAAGTTCCTGATTTAGTTATATCAGGAATAAATATTGGAGAAAATCTTGGAACTGAAATAATGACCTCTGGAACCTTGGGAGCGGCATTTGAAGCTGCCCACCATGGATCTAAGGCAATAGCATCATCTTTACAGATAACATCAGACCATTTAAAATTCAGAGAGTTAGAAATTCCTATAAATTTTGAAATTCCTGCAAAGATTACCACAAAAATTGCTAAAAAATATTTAGATTATGATATGCCCTGCGATGTTTTAAATGTAAATATTCCAGAAAAAGCCAACTTAGAGACACCAATAGAGATTACAAGATTGGCTAAGAGGATGTATTCTACTCATGTAGAGGAGAGAATAGATCCAAGAGGTAGAAGCTATTACTGGATTGATGGATATCCAATATACGAAGATGAGGAAGATACTGATGTTTATGTTTTGAGAAAAAAAGGACATATTTCAATAACTCCCCTAACATTAGATACTACTATTAAAAATTTAGAGGAATTTAAAAAGAAATATGGAAAAATTTTATGTGAAATTAAAAAATAA
- a CDS encoding DUF7839 domain-containing protein, which translates to MKKRSITEFQVLSEIIRKQPHIKQKDIAENLGITVQAVSEHIRNLVKEGYVKSRGRGEYVVTEKGLRKLKNWISEFREYLDEINSAVYRYKDIWPAIADEDVKDGETVYLYMKEGLLYASKKPKGEAKAKVLYGGKKGEDISICEIKGIIDVPKGRVIVFKIPPEVIGGSRAVNFDLIKDYLNKTDNYVVATMGTVAYVVARKLNIKPDIRFAVPEGIVNACNRGSNVIALITGKMAEKVIKRLDNAKISYTVLDATKEHRN; encoded by the coding sequence ATGAAGAAGAGAAGTATAACTGAATTTCAAGTTTTGTCTGAAATTATAAGAAAACAGCCACATATAAAACAAAAAGACATTGCTGAAAATTTAGGAATAACGGTTCAGGCAGTTTCAGAGCACATAAGGAATTTAGTTAAGGAGGGTTATGTTAAGTCAAGAGGTAGAGGTGAGTATGTAGTTACTGAAAAAGGTTTAAGAAAGTTGAAAAATTGGATATCTGAATTTAGAGAATACTTAGATGAAATTAATTCTGCAGTTTATAGATATAAAGATATATGGCCAGCAATTGCAGATGAGGATGTTAAAGATGGAGAAACTGTATATTTATATATGAAAGAAGGTTTATTGTATGCTTCAAAGAAACCTAAAGGAGAGGCAAAGGCTAAAGTATTGTATGGAGGAAAAAAGGGAGAAGATATTTCTATCTGTGAAATTAAAGGAATTATAGATGTTCCAAAGGGAAGGGTTATAGTATTCAAAATCCCACCAGAAGTTATTGGGGGTTCAAGGGCTGTCAATTTTGATTTAATTAAAGATTATCTTAATAAGACCGATAATTATGTTGTAGCCACAATGGGAACTGTTGCCTACGTTGTAGCGAGAAAGTTAAATATTAAACCAGATATAAGATTTGCTGTTCCAGAAGGTATAGTAAATGCTTGCAATAGAGGTTCTAATGTTATCGCTTTAATAACTGGAAAAATGGCTGAGAAAGTTATTAAAAGATTGGATAATGCAAAAATTAGTTATACAGTGTTAGATGCTACTAAAGAACATAGAAATTAA
- a CDS encoding 16S rRNA (pseudouridine(914)-N(1))-methyltransferase Nep1, translating into MYNIILAKSALELIPEEIKNKIKKSRVYKYDILDSNYHYKVMENLKDKRMRGRPDIVHISLLNILDSPINHEGKLNIYVHTYDDKVLKINPEVRLPRNYFRFLGVMEDVLKGKRNPLIKLEEKSLEELLNEINAKKIALMTKQGKLTKPYQLKNYDTFIVGGFPYGKLNVDRKKVFRKIDEVSIYKKGLMAWTVCGIICYALSF; encoded by the coding sequence ATGTATAATATAATTTTAGCAAAATCGGCCCTTGAATTGATACCTGAGGAAATAAAAAACAAAATAAAAAAGTCCAGAGTTTATAAATATGATATATTAGATTCTAATTATCATTATAAGGTTATGGAAAACTTAAAAGATAAAAGAATGAGAGGCAGGCCAGATATTGTTCACATCTCCCTTTTAAATATCTTAGATAGTCCTATAAATCACGAAGGAAAATTAAACATTTATGTTCATACTTATGATGATAAAGTTTTAAAGATAAATCCTGAAGTAAGGTTACCAAGAAATTATTTTAGGTTTTTAGGAGTTATGGAAGATGTTTTAAAAGGGAAAAGAAATCCTTTAATAAAATTGGAAGAAAAAAGTTTAGAAGAGTTGTTAAATGAAATTAATGCTAAAAAAATTGCTTTAATGACTAAACAAGGGAAATTAACAAAACCCTATCAATTGAAAAATTATGACACCTTTATAGTCGGTGGCTTTCCCTATGGAAAATTGAATGTTGATAGAAAAAAAGTTTTTAGAAAGATAGATGAAGTATCTATTTATAAAAAAGGTTTGATGGCTTGGACAGTTTGTGGAATTATCTGTTATGCTTTAAGTTTTTAA
- a CDS encoding M42 family metallopeptidase, with the protein MMVVEYLKKLSKLHGISGREDSVREFMKKELEKYCDEVIIDNFGNLIAKRGNSGKKIMIAAHMDEIGLMVKYIDENGFLKFTKIGGIYDPTILNQKVVVHGSKGDLIGVLGSKPPHRMKEDERNKLIKYEDMFIDIGAESKEEAIKMGVNIGTWVSFLSEVYELGKHRLTGKAFDDRVGCAVLLEVMKRLSKKDIDCQVYAVGTVQEEVGLKGAKVSAFKINPDVAIVLDVTIAGDHPGIKKEDAPVDLGKGPVIGIVDASGRGLIAHPKVLEMIRAVSEKYKIDVQWEVGEGGTTDATAIHLTREGIPTGVISVPARYIHTPVEVIDKRDLEKTVDLVYYTIKEVNNFF; encoded by the coding sequence ATGATGGTTGTAGAATATTTAAAAAAACTCTCAAAATTACACGGAATTTCTGGAAGAGAAGATAGTGTTAGAGAATTTATGAAAAAAGAATTAGAAAAATACTGTGATGAGGTAATTATTGACAACTTTGGAAATTTAATTGCTAAAAGAGGCAATAGTGGAAAGAAAATTATGATTGCCGCTCATATGGATGAGATTGGTTTGATGGTTAAATACATTGATGAAAATGGTTTTTTAAAATTCACAAAAATTGGAGGAATTTATGACCCAACTATATTAAATCAAAAAGTTGTAGTTCATGGAAGTAAAGGAGATTTAATTGGTGTTCTTGGTTCTAAGCCACCACACAGAATGAAAGAGGATGAAAGAAATAAATTAATAAAATATGAAGATATGTTTATAGATATAGGAGCTGAAAGTAAAGAAGAGGCTATAAAGATGGGAGTTAATATTGGAACATGGGTTTCCTTTTTGAGTGAAGTTTATGAGTTAGGAAAACATAGATTGACAGGAAAAGCATTTGATGATAGAGTTGGATGTGCTGTCCTCTTAGAAGTTATGAAAAGATTATCTAAAAAAGATATTGACTGTCAAGTTTATGCAGTTGGAACAGTCCAAGAAGAAGTTGGATTAAAGGGGGCAAAAGTTTCAGCGTTTAAAATAAATCCAGATGTTGCTATTGTATTAGATGTAACAATAGCAGGAGACCACCCTGGAATTAAAAAAGAAGATGCTCCAGTTGATTTAGGTAAAGGGCCAGTTATTGGAATAGTAGATGCATCAGGAAGAGGTTTAATAGCACATCCAAAGGTTTTAGAGATGATTAGAGCAGTTTCTGAAAAGTATAAGATAGATGTTCAGTGGGAAGTTGGAGAAGGAGGAACTACTGATGCTACAGCAATACATTTAACAAGAGAGGGAATTCCTACTGGTGTTATCTCAGTTCCAGCAAGATACATCCATACACCAGTTGAAGTTATTGATAAAAGAGATTTAGAAAAAACAGTTGATTTAGTATATTACACTATAAAAGAGGTTAATAATTTCTTCTAA
- a CDS encoding argininosuccinate synthase: MEKIAVLAYSGGLDTSCCLKLLEDKYGYKVISVCVDVGQPEEEIKEVEEKAKKLGVLKHYTIDAKEEFVKDYIYRAIKANAVYEGYPLSTALARPLIAYKVVEVALKENAEAVAHGCTGKGNDQFRFETTIRIKAPHLKIIAPIRDLNLTRVEEIEYAKEKGIPIPTESKKYSIDENLWGRSIEGSELENPNFVPPEEIYAWTKNPVEDKEEEIVEIEFKEGIPIAINGEKLEPVELIKKANEIAGKHGVGRIDIMEDRIIGLKSRENYECPGAVLLLTAHKALEQLVLTRDELRFKEIVDSLYGELIYKGLWFDPLREDLDAFIDKTQERVTGTVKVKLFGGTARVVGRYSDYALYSKEMVSFDEKEIDQKELAGMVKYHGLQAMLYELVKKRFKK, translated from the coding sequence ATGGAAAAAATAGCAGTATTGGCATATTCTGGAGGATTAGATACAAGCTGTTGTTTAAAGTTATTGGAAGATAAGTATGGGTATAAGGTAATTTCTGTCTGTGTAGATGTTGGACAGCCAGAAGAAGAAATAAAGGAGGTGGAAGAGAAAGCCAAAAAACTTGGAGTTTTAAAGCACTATACAATAGATGCAAAAGAAGAGTTTGTCAAAGATTATATATATAGGGCTATAAAGGCAAATGCGGTTTATGAAGGTTATCCATTATCAACAGCATTGGCAAGACCTCTAATAGCTTATAAAGTTGTTGAAGTTGCTTTAAAAGAGAATGCTGAGGCAGTAGCTCATGGATGCACAGGAAAGGGTAATGATCAATTCAGATTTGAGACAACTATAAGAATCAAAGCACCACATTTAAAAATTATTGCTCCTATTAGAGATTTAAACTTAACGAGAGTTGAAGAAATTGAGTATGCAAAAGAAAAAGGAATTCCAATCCCTACAGAGAGCAAAAAATATAGTATAGACGAAAACTTATGGGGAAGAAGTATTGAAGGTAGTGAATTAGAGAATCCTAACTTTGTTCCACCAGAAGAGATATATGCATGGACTAAAAACCCAGTAGAAGATAAAGAAGAAGAGATTGTTGAGATTGAATTTAAAGAAGGAATTCCAATAGCTATAAATGGAGAGAAATTAGAACCAGTTGAGTTGATAAAGAAGGCTAATGAGATTGCCGGAAAACATGGAGTTGGAAGAATAGACATTATGGAAGATAGAATTATTGGATTAAAATCAAGAGAAAACTATGAATGTCCAGGGGCTGTTTTATTATTAACAGCTCACAAAGCTTTAGAGCAGTTAGTTTTAACAAGAGATGAACTTAGATTTAAAGAGATAGTTGATAGCTTATACGGAGAATTGATTTATAAAGGATTGTGGTTTGACCCATTAAGGGAAGATTTAGATGCATTTATAGATAAAACTCAAGAAAGAGTTACTGGAACTGTGAAAGTTAAATTATTTGGAGGAACTGCAAGAGTTGTTGGTAGATACAGTGATTATGCATTGTATAGCAAAGAGATGGTTTCGTTTGATGAAAAGGAGATTGACCAAAAAGAACTTGCAGGAATGGTTAAATATCATGGATTGCAGGCAATGTTATACGAGTTAGTTAAAAAAAGGTTTAAAAAATAA
- a CDS encoding SufB/SufD family protein encodes MVKEELMEIMEALKYTSDNPEKVVHGIGPRIIVKENKIINIEKSEGIILDGKEEGDRLKVKMVVKKGYKFKEPIHMCFGITKENVSQIIDVEIVLEENSAISLMSHCSFLKGKGIKHIMNGVIKIGKNARFSYNEYHYHGMEGDILVKPTVKVEIDEGGIYTSNFTLTKGRIGTLDIYQEIDAKKDAIIDIMTRTYAIKDDVVKVDEIVKLNGENAKCIIKSRGAAMDNSKISLKLKIEGNAPYCKGHIDCAEITKGNAEVESIPILVVRDDRARITHEAAIGSVDKKQLETLMAKGLDEDEATEIIVKGMIGDL; translated from the coding sequence ATGGTTAAAGAAGAATTGATGGAAATAATGGAGGCATTAAAATATACATCAGATAATCCTGAAAAAGTTGTTCATGGAATAGGTCCAAGAATTATAGTTAAAGAAAATAAAATAATAAATATTGAAAAATCTGAGGGAATAATATTGGATGGAAAAGAAGAAGGAGATAGGTTAAAAGTAAAGATGGTCGTAAAGAAAGGTTATAAATTTAAAGAACCAATACATATGTGTTTTGGTATTACTAAGGAAAATGTATCTCAAATTATAGATGTAGAAATTGTATTAGAGGAGAATAGTGCTATATCATTAATGTCTCACTGTTCATTTTTAAAGGGTAAGGGAATTAAACATATTATGAATGGAGTTATAAAAATTGGAAAAAATGCAAGATTTTCTTATAATGAGTATCACTATCACGGTATGGAAGGAGACATTTTAGTAAAACCAACAGTAAAAGTAGAAATTGACGAAGGGGGAATATATACTTCAAACTTTACCCTAACAAAAGGTAGAATTGGTACATTGGATATTTATCAAGAAATTGATGCTAAGAAGGATGCTATAATTGATATAATGACGAGAACTTATGCTATAAAAGATGATGTGGTTAAAGTTGATGAAATAGTTAAATTAAATGGAGAGAATGCAAAGTGTATTATAAAAAGTAGAGGAGCGGCGATGGATAACTCTAAGATATCCTTAAAATTAAAAATTGAAGGAAATGCTCCATACTGTAAAGGACATATTGACTGTGCAGAGATTACAAAAGGAAATGCAGAAGTTGAATCAATTCCAATACTCGTTGTTAGAGATGACAGAGCGAGAATTACCCATGAAGCGGCAATAGGTAGCGTTGATAAAAAACAGTTAGAGACATTGATGGCTAAGGGATTAGATGAGGATGAAGCTACAGAAATAATAGTTAAAGGTATGATTGGGGATTTATAG
- a CDS encoding ABC transporter ATP-binding protein, with protein MLLKVEDLHVHRGNREILKGINLEVKENEIHAIIGPNGAGKSTLAYTIMGVSGYKPSKGRIIFKGVDITNKSITERARMGLTLAWQEPARFEGIKVKTYLTLGMNEKYKKDKETMEQKIRESLELVKLDPDKYLDRYVDETLSGGERKRVELASIICMEPDLAILDEPDSGIDIVSFDEIKRIFDYLKEKGCSLLVVTHREELAESADVVSLICNGEVIKSGDPKEVGEFYKKNCGKCYKFQRD; from the coding sequence ATGTTATTAAAAGTTGAAGATTTGCATGTTCATAGAGGTAACAGGGAAATATTAAAGGGAATAAATTTAGAGGTAAAGGAGAATGAGATACACGCAATAATTGGACCTAATGGAGCGGGTAAATCCACATTGGCATACACAATAATGGGAGTTTCTGGTTACAAACCAAGTAAAGGAAGAATTATTTTTAAAGGAGTTGATATAACAAATAAGAGCATTACTGAAAGAGCGAGAATGGGATTAACCTTAGCGTGGCAAGAGCCCGCGAGATTTGAAGGAATTAAGGTTAAAACATATTTAACCTTAGGTATGAATGAGAAATATAAAAAAGATAAAGAAACTATGGAGCAAAAAATTAGGGAATCTCTGGAGTTGGTTAAATTAGACCCTGATAAGTATTTAGATAGATATGTTGATGAAACATTAAGTGGAGGAGAAAGAAAGAGGGTTGAATTGGCATCCATAATATGTATGGAACCAGATTTAGCTATTCTTGATGAGCCAGATAGTGGAATTGACATTGTATCATTTGACGAAATAAAAAGAATTTTTGATTATTTAAAAGAAAAAGGATGCTCTTTATTGGTTGTTACCCATAGAGAGGAACTTGCAGAGAGTGCTGATGTTGTTTCTTTAATTTGCAATGGAGAAGTTATAAAAAGTGGAGATCCAAAGGAAGTTGGAGAATTTTACAAGAAAAATTGTGGAAAATGTTACAAGTTTCAAAGAGATTAA
- a CDS encoding 30S ribosomal protein S15, with amino-acid sequence MARMHARKRGRSGSKRPFRKEPPEWVQYTPEQVEELVVELAKKGYQSAQIGLILRDTYGIPDVKLITGKKISKIMKEHGLYPKVPEDLLNLMRRAVNLRKHLEQHPKDLHSKRGLQLIESKIRRLVKYYKSRGVLPPDWRYTPETARLLVEQA; translated from the coding sequence ATGGCAAGAATGCACGCAAGAAAAAGAGGTCGCTCCGGTTCAAAGAGACCCTTCAGGAAAGAACCTCCTGAATGGGTCCAATATACACCGGAGCAAGTAGAAGAGTTAGTAGTAGAGTTAGCTAAGAAAGGTTATCAGTCAGCACAGATTGGTTTAATATTGAGAGACACTTATGGAATACCAGATGTTAAATTAATTACTGGTAAAAAAATAAGTAAAATTATGAAAGAACATGGCTTATATCCAAAAGTTCCAGAAGATTTATTAAACTTAATGAGAAGAGCAGTCAATTTAAGAAAACACTTAGAACAGCATCCAAAGGATTTACACTCAAAGAGAGGATTACAATTAATAGAATCAAAAATTAGAAGATTAGTAAAATACTACAAGTCAAGAGGAGTTTTGCCACCAGATTGGAGATACACTCCAGAAACTGCAAGATTGTTGGTCGAGCAGGCATAA
- a CDS encoding metallophosphoesterase: protein MEDKLKINDFYITIDRCLIYKDYGIISDTHIGFDIFFNEGGANFPLLQKDIVVKNILSIIEKYKINNLIINGDIKHNFKPYPREIKLLKEFIDFVKEYVNVILIKGNHDTFISSTGYEVYDYFILDNYLIFHGDKNLKVSKDLLEKKYWILGHEHPSIKLRDEVGAIIKFPIYLLNKKYIVLPAFNPLSPGNDLINNPPSSKVIKKDYLNSEVIGITDIGLLNFGTLKKLQEFAKTHL from the coding sequence ATGGAGGATAAACTTAAAATTAATGATTTCTATATAACAATTGATAGATGCTTGATTTATAAAGATTATGGAATTATTTCAGATACACATATAGGTTTTGACATATTTTTCAACGAGGGAGGAGCTAATTTTCCACTGTTACAAAAGGATATTGTTGTAAAAAATATATTATCAATAATTGAAAAATATAAAATTAACAATTTAATAATTAATGGAGATATAAAGCATAATTTTAAGCCCTATCCAAGAGAAATTAAATTATTGAAAGAGTTTATTGATTTTGTTAAAGAATATGTTAATGTTATTTTAATTAAAGGAAATCATGACACATTTATATCTTCTACTGGTTATGAAGTTTATGATTATTTTATATTAGATAATTATTTAATTTTTCATGGAGATAAAAATCTAAAAGTTTCTAAGGATTTGTTAGAGAAAAAATATTGGATTTTGGGGCATGAGCATCCTTCAATAAAACTTAGAGATGAAGTAGGAGCAATTATAAAATTTCCAATTTATTTATTAAATAAAAAATATATTGTTTTACCAGCATTTAATCCATTGTCTCCGGGAAATGATCTAATTAACAATCCTCCTTCATCAAAAGTTATAAAAAAAGATTATCTAAATTCTGAAGTTATTGGAATAACTGATATTGGATTGTTGAATTTTGGAACTCTTAAAAAACTACAAGAGTTTGCAAAAACACATTTGTAG
- the hypD gene encoding hydrogenase formation protein HypD: protein MINVNDRNLIKKAIEKINKLSEKVDKLKIMHVCGSHEHTICKYGIRDILPENITVIPGPGCPVCVTTQKEIDTAIYLADNGYVITTLGDMYRVPGSEKSLMEKQAEGCDVRIVYSISEAVKMAKKERDKKFVFVAIGFETTAPTTGAELISLKDKDIDNFFILNCHRQTPPIMEFLLSEKTYIDAFICPGHVSTITGLKPYYKPCEKYKVPMVVAGFEPIDVLMAIIMILKQVITENIKVENEYIRAVKPEGNVLAQKIINEVFESIDVPWRGFPIIKNGGFGLREKYKKFDIYEHEDIPEIKEKIPKGCICDKILRGEKLPTDCPLFGKVCNPLNPVGSCMVSDEGTCRIFYKYRRI, encoded by the coding sequence ATGATAAATGTAAATGATAGAAATTTAATAAAAAAAGCCATTGAAAAAATAAACAAACTGTCTGAAAAAGTTGATAAGTTGAAAATAATGCACGTATGTGGTAGTCATGAACATACAATCTGTAAATATGGAATTAGAGACATTCTTCCTGAAAATATTACTGTAATTCCTGGCCCAGGTTGTCCTGTATGCGTTACTACACAAAAAGAGATTGATACAGCAATTTATTTGGCTGATAATGGATATGTTATTACAACACTTGGAGATATGTATAGAGTTCCGGGAAGTGAAAAATCGTTGATGGAAAAACAGGCAGAGGGTTGTGATGTTAGAATTGTTTATAGTATTAGTGAAGCTGTAAAAATGGCTAAGAAAGAAAGAGATAAAAAATTTGTTTTTGTGGCAATTGGCTTTGAAACAACTGCTCCAACAACAGGAGCAGAGTTAATTAGTTTAAAAGATAAAGATATTGATAACTTTTTTATTTTAAACTGTCATAGGCAAACCCCTCCAATTATGGAATTTTTGCTAAGTGAAAAAACATACATAGATGCATTTATTTGCCCCGGACATGTTTCAACGATAACTGGATTAAAGCCATATTATAAGCCATGCGAAAAATATAAGGTTCCAATGGTCGTTGCTGGATTTGAACCAATAGATGTATTAATGGCTATAATTATGATATTAAAGCAAGTAATAACTGAAAATATAAAGGTTGAAAATGAATATATAAGGGCTGTAAAACCAGAAGGGAATGTATTGGCTCAAAAGATAATAAACGAAGTTTTTGAAAGTATAGATGTGCCTTGGAGAGGGTTTCCAATTATAAAAAATGGTGGGTTTGGATTAAGAGAGAAATATAAAAAGTTTGACATTTATGAGCATGAAGATATTCCAGAGATTAAAGAAAAAATCCCAAAAGGTTGTATATGTGATAAAATATTAAGAGGAGAAAAACTACCAACGGATTGTCCATTATTTGGGAAAGTATGTAATCCATTAAATCCAGTAGGTAGTTGTATGGTTTCAGATGAAGGAACTTGTAGAATATTTTATAAGTATAGAAGAATTTAA
- a CDS encoding uroporphyrinogen-III synthase, whose amino-acid sequence MKVVITRPKERSEVFAKLLKKEGFEPILFPTLEIVYNKDVNVDLNKYDWIIFTSPSGVIGLYNILDDRKKDRVKDKKIAVIGEKTAKTFKKYFGKSPDIIPKEYTAEKLLEELKKVINGNERFLIPTTPSTRDILKNNLNADLLFVYNSVEPKNLKEKIEKLKKELKDEKFILTFTSGLTAKNFFKYVNNEFSKIIEKNYIVAIGPITGKVIEEFGFKPLLPKIYTIEGIMEVIKNIK is encoded by the coding sequence ATGAAAGTTGTTATTACAAGACCTAAGGAAAGATCTGAGGTATTTGCTAAACTATTAAAAAAAGAAGGTTTTGAGCCAATATTATTTCCTACTCTGGAGATAGTTTATAACAAAGATGTTAATGTTGATTTAAATAAATATGATTGGATTATTTTTACATCTCCGAGTGGCGTTATTGGATTATACAACATATTGGACGATAGAAAAAAAGATAGGGTTAAAGATAAAAAAATTGCTGTCATTGGAGAAAAAACTGCAAAAACTTTTAAAAAATATTTTGGTAAATCTCCAGATATAATTCCAAAGGAATACACTGCTGAAAAATTATTGGAAGAATTAAAAAAAGTTATTAATGGAAATGAAAGATTTTTAATTCCCACGACTCCCTCAACAAGAGACATTTTAAAAAATAATTTAAATGCAGATTTATTGTTTGTTTATAACTCTGTTGAACCAAAAAATTTAAAAGAAAAGATTGAAAAATTAAAAAAAGAATTAAAAGATGAAAAATTTATTTTAACATTTACAAGTGGATTAACTGCTAAAAACTTTTTTAAATATGTTAATAACGAATTTTCCAAGATTATAGAGAAAAACTATATTGTGGCAATAGGTCCAATAACTGGAAAAGTTATTGAAGAATTTGGATTTAAACCTTTACTACCTAAAATATACACTATTGAGGGAATTATGGAAGTTATAAAAAATATTAAATAA